The window ACCTGGGGGGCGGAGGTGAATCTGCTGCCGTATCAGGATGAAGCCAAAGCCGAAAAGGACTTTAAAGGCGGGGTATGCGACGCATTTTACATGACCTCCATGCGGGCAAGGGCCTACAGCAAATTCGCCGGCTCGATTGATGCACTGGGCGGCGTGCCGAACAACAGCATTGCGCAGAAAGCGATTGCCTATGTGCTGGACAAGCGCAACGCCCGCCGGCTGGTGACGAAAGTGGGCGGTGAAAGCTATGAAGTGGCGGGCATCGGCCAAATCGGCTCGGCCTATATTTTTGTCAAAGACCGCAGCCTGAATTCAGTTGCAGAGGTGAAAGCCAAGAAATTCGCGGTGCTGCATTATGACCGCGCGCAGAAGCAGATGGTGGAGCGCATCGGCGCGAAGCCGGTGATGTCGGATATTTCCAATTTTGTGCGCAAATTCAACAGCGGTGAAGTGGATCTTGTGGCGGCGCCGGCCTATGCCTTCAAGCCGCTGGAAATTCATAAAGGCCTGGGCAGCCAGGGCGGCATGATTGATTTTCCGGTGGTGAATGTCACGGCGGATCTGGTGCTGAGGCAGGACAAATTCCCGGAAGGCTACGCCGCGCAGTCGCGCGCCTGGTTTGTCCGGCAGCTGCCGAAAAGCTTCGCCATGGTGAAGCGCCTGGAAGCCGAGATTCCAGCCAAGTACAAAGTGGCGCTGAGCAAGGAAGACCAAGCCGCCTATCAGCAGCTGCTGCGCGAAGGCCGGATGGATTTAACCGCGCAGGGCGTCTACGACGCAGCCATGATGACCGTGCTGAAAAAGGCGCGCTGCACGGTGGAGCGGACCAATTTTGAATGCTCGCTCGGCGGCGAATGAATCAGCCTGCCGCCAGCGCGCTGAAAATCCTGATCCGGCAGCGGGGAAAAATAGGCTGAAATGACATGAAAAAATGGAGCAAAAGCTCTATTTTTTTAGAGATAATTTGCTTAATATTTGATGCGTGTATGGACACCCCCTGAAATAAAAAGATTCTAAAAGGATAAATACAATGAAAAAAACCTTCCTGTCACTGGCTGCGCTTTCTGCAATCGGATTTGCCGGCGCGGCGCAAGCTGCCAAAGTGGACATCTGCGTATTCGATTTGCTGGGAAAATCCGGCGAATCTTTTCAAATGGCGCAGGAATGGGCGCTGGCGGCCAAAAGCTGGGGCGCTGAAGTCAACCTGATCCCGCGCCAGGATGAAGCTGTGGCGGACAATGACTTTAAAGCTGGAAAATGCGACGGCGTTTTCATGACCGCCATGCGCGCGCGCCAGTACAATAAATTCGCCGGCTCAATTGATGCGCTGGGCGGGGCGCCCAGCAATGAAATCGCCAAGCGCGCAATCACCTTTGCCCTGGACAAGCGCAATGAAAGCAAAATGACCAGCAACCTCAGCGGCAAAAAATATGAAGTGGCCGGCATTGCGCCGCTCGGTTCGGCCTTTATTTTTGTGCGCGATAAAAACATCAATTCGATTGAAAAAGCCGCCGGCAAAAAGTTTGCAGTGCTGGGCTATGATGACGCGCAGAAAATCATGGTGCAGCGCGTCGGCGCGCAGGCGGTGATTTCCGATGTGTCCAATTTTGTCGCCAAGTTCAATAACGGCCAGGTCGACATGGTCGGCGCGCCGGCCTACGCCTATAAGCCGCTGGAAATCTATAAAGGTTTAGGCAGCAATGGCGCGATGTTTAACTTCCCGGTGCTGCAGGTGACCGCGGACTTTATTATCCGCCCGGATCAGTTTCCGGCCGGCTTTGGCCAGAAGTCGCGTGACTGGTTTGTGAAAAACCTGCCGAAAAGCTTTGCCATGATCGGCCGTTCGGAAGCCGGCATTCCGGCAAAATATAAAATGAATCTGAGCGCTGAAGACAAAACCAAGTATCAGAAGCTGCTGCGTGAAGGGCGCATGGACATGACCAAGCGCGGCATTTATGACCCATCGATGATGAGCGTGCTGAAAAAAGCCCGCTGTTCTGTCGATAAAGCCAACTTTGAATGCTCGCTTGGCGGCGAGTAATCCGGTGACTGAAGCAGAAGCCTAGAAAACTCTAGGCTTTTTTGGCTCTGCGCGGCAAGCCTTTGGCGCTTTCAGCCGCGGAGGGAGGCGGGGCAGGAAAAAAAACGGGCGGAAAAATCCGGCCCGGGAAAACAATAAAAATACTGAAAATAAGGACAGCAATCTCATGACAAAGCAATGGATAAGGGCCTGCGCATTCGGCGCCGGGCTCATGGCTGCCGCCGGCGCCGCGCAGGCGAAGCAGGTGGTCTGCGTATTTGATCTGGTCGGCAAGAGCGGCGACGTGTATGCCCTGATGAAGGACTATCAGCTGGCGGCTAAAAACTGGGGCGCAGACATTGAGCTGCGCGTCGGGCAGAATGAAGCGGTGATCGCCGAAGACTTTAAGGCCGGGAAATGCGACGGCATCAGCGTGACCGGCATGCGCGGGCGCCAGTTCAATACCTTTATCGGCTCGCTGGATGCCATCGGCGCCATTCCGGATCTGAATCTGGCAGTGAAAGTCATGCAGGGCCTGGCGAGCCCGGCATTCGCCAAAAGCATGCTGAAAGGGCGCTATGAAGTGGCCGGCGTGGTGCCGGTGGGGGATGCCTATCTGCTGGTCAATGACCGCAGCATCAACAGCGTGGCGAAAGCCGCCGGCAAGAAAATTGCGGTGCTGGACTACGATGAAGCGCAGAAAATCATGGTGCAGCAGGTCGGGGCGCAGGCGGTCAGCGCCGATGTCACCAATTTCGGCGCCAAATTCAACAACGGCCAGGTCGATATCATCGGCGCGCCGGCTGCGGTCTTCAAGCCGCTGGAGCTGCACAAGGGCCTGGGCGCCAAAGGCGCCATCGTCAATTACCCTATACTGCAGGTGACCGGCAATATTATTATCCACTCGGATAAATTTCCGGCCGGCTACGGGCAGAAGTCGCGTGAATGGGTGAAGGGCCAGCTGCCGCGCGCATTCAATATTCTCGGCAAAATGAAGTCGGACATTCCTAAAAAATACTGGATGGATGTGCCGGCGGCCGATAAGCCGGGCTATCAGAAAATGATGCGGGAAGCGCGCATAGATCTGACCCGGCGCGGCGTGTATGAAAAGCGCATGATGAAGCTGCTGTGGCAGTTCCGCTGCAGGCAGGAGCCGAAAAACTTTGAATGCGCGCTGCAGGATGAGAACTATAAGCAATCCTGATAAAATTGCTCTGATTTGACTTTAAATCTGCAAGACTGGCCATATATCGGGTATGCTATACTTGAAACATGGTCTTTTTTTAAAGATGCCCGAACCGATCAGAGGAATCCATCATGAATGCCCAAGCGCTTGTGCTGACTGAAAATGCTGCCAATAAGGTGCGCCAATTGCGTGACAGTGAAGGTAATCAGGAATTGATGCTGCGTGTTTATGTCACGGGCGGCGGCTGCTCAGGCTTTTCTTATG is drawn from Acinetobacter sp. WCHAc010034 and contains these coding sequences:
- a CDS encoding putative solute-binding protein gives rise to the protein MKKTFLSLAALSAIGFAGAAQAAKVDICVFDLLGKSGESFQMAQEWALAAKSWGAEVNLIPRQDEAVADNDFKAGKCDGVFMTAMRARQYNKFAGSIDALGGAPSNEIAKRAITFALDKRNESKMTSNLSGKKYEVAGIAPLGSAFIFVRDKNINSIEKAAGKKFAVLGYDDAQKIMVQRVGAQAVISDVSNFVAKFNNGQVDMVGAPAYAYKPLEIYKGLGSNGAMFNFPVLQVTADFIIRPDQFPAGFGQKSRDWFVKNLPKSFAMIGRSEAGIPAKYKMNLSAEDKTKYQKLLREGRMDMTKRGIYDPSMMSVLKKARCSVDKANFECSLGGE
- a CDS encoding putative solute-binding protein; this encodes MKKGILTLSALGIWACSGQIQAKVNVCVFDLLGKAGESYKLIEEWALLSKTWGAEVNLLPYQDEAKAEKDFKGGVCDAFYMTSMRARAYSKFAGSIDALGGVPNNSIAQKAIAYVLDKRNARRLVTKVGGESYEVAGIGQIGSAYIFVKDRSLNSVAEVKAKKFAVLHYDRAQKQMVERIGAKPVMSDISNFVRKFNSGEVDLVAAPAYAFKPLEIHKGLGSQGGMIDFPVVNVTADLVLRQDKFPEGYAAQSRAWFVRQLPKSFAMVKRLEAEIPAKYKVALSKEDQAAYQQLLREGRMDLTAQGVYDAAMMTVLKKARCTVERTNFECSLGGE
- a CDS encoding putative solute-binding protein — its product is MAAAGAAQAKQVVCVFDLVGKSGDVYALMKDYQLAAKNWGADIELRVGQNEAVIAEDFKAGKCDGISVTGMRGRQFNTFIGSLDAIGAIPDLNLAVKVMQGLASPAFAKSMLKGRYEVAGVVPVGDAYLLVNDRSINSVAKAAGKKIAVLDYDEAQKIMVQQVGAQAVSADVTNFGAKFNNGQVDIIGAPAAVFKPLELHKGLGAKGAIVNYPILQVTGNIIIHSDKFPAGYGQKSREWVKGQLPRAFNILGKMKSDIPKKYWMDVPAADKPGYQKMMREARIDLTRRGVYEKRMMKLLWQFRCRQEPKNFECALQDENYKQS